Proteins encoded together in one Amphritea japonica ATCC BAA-1530 window:
- a CDS encoding peptidylprolyl isomerase, translating into MAVASARHILVKTKAEADKLKQQLEKGEDFARLAKRYSICNSAKRGGDLGEFRPGTMVKAFDNVVFRKKVLEIHGPVKTKFGFHLIQTLYRS; encoded by the coding sequence ATGGCTGTAGCATCAGCGCGGCATATTCTGGTGAAGACAAAAGCGGAAGCCGACAAGCTTAAGCAACAATTGGAGAAAGGGGAGGACTTTGCCCGTCTGGCAAAACGTTACTCTATCTGCAACTCTGCCAAACGGGGTGGTGATCTGGGCGAATTCCGGCCAGGCACCATGGTAAAAGCGTTCGACAATGTGGTTTTCCGCAAGAAAGTACTGGAAATCCACGGACCGGTGAAAACAAAGTTTGGTTTTCATCTTATTCAGACCCTCTATCGCAGCTAA
- the dbpA gene encoding ATP-dependent RNA helicase DbpA, with translation MNPDPEYTVSDTSFSSLNLPPTMLSNLADLGYKEMTPIQARSLPHALADKDIIAKAKTGSGKTAAFGIGLLLKINQRDFGTQALVLCPTRELSTQVAQEIRRLARFKNNLKLVTLCGGQSVGPQIGSLEHGAHIIVGTPGRIQDLIRKGKLDLSRCTTVVLDEADRMLDMGFYEQIDGVIRNTPKKRQTLLFSATYPDGIKKLSSDLQVDPVEITVESVHSTSQIEQSFYSLEKTKKPDALARVLSHFSPESTVIFCNTKDQCREVSDHLRNLGYFAAALHGDLDQRDRDQVLVQFANRSNTILIATDVAARGLDISDLSLVINYDLPRDPEIYVHRIGRTGRAGKEGMAISLYRDSEQYKLDTISEYLSQMLQTESLSRLKKTSTDEPIKPVMRTLCIAGGRKDKIRPGDILGALTGEAGIDGSVVGKINIYDYAAYVAVKREEARKAHSRLVDGKIKGRRFKVRML, from the coding sequence TTGAATCCTGATCCCGAGTACACCGTGTCTGATACCTCTTTTTCCTCCCTGAACCTGCCTCCTACTATGCTCAGCAACCTGGCTGACCTTGGCTACAAGGAGATGACCCCGATCCAGGCACGCAGCCTGCCTCACGCCCTGGCCGATAAAGATATTATTGCCAAAGCAAAAACCGGTAGCGGTAAAACCGCCGCCTTTGGTATCGGACTGCTGCTAAAAATCAATCAGCGGGACTTCGGTACTCAGGCATTAGTGCTCTGCCCCACCCGGGAACTCAGTACCCAGGTAGCGCAGGAGATTCGTCGCCTGGCACGGTTTAAGAACAATCTGAAACTAGTGACCCTCTGTGGCGGCCAGTCGGTCGGCCCGCAGATCGGTTCACTGGAACATGGCGCGCATATCATCGTTGGCACCCCCGGCCGTATTCAGGATTTGATCCGTAAAGGCAAACTGGATCTGTCCCGGTGCACGACCGTTGTCCTCGACGAAGCGGACCGGATGCTCGATATGGGCTTTTACGAGCAGATCGATGGAGTGATCAGAAATACCCCAAAAAAACGTCAAACCCTGCTGTTCTCAGCCACCTACCCTGATGGCATTAAAAAGCTCAGTTCAGATCTTCAGGTCGATCCGGTCGAAATCACCGTCGAATCAGTGCACAGCACCAGTCAGATCGAGCAGTCCTTCTACAGCCTGGAGAAAACCAAAAAACCAGACGCGCTGGCGCGGGTGCTGAGCCACTTCAGCCCTGAATCCACTGTCATTTTCTGCAACACCAAAGATCAGTGCCGGGAAGTGTCAGACCACCTGCGTAACCTGGGCTACTTCGCCGCAGCCCTGCACGGTGATCTGGATCAGCGTGACCGCGATCAGGTACTGGTACAGTTTGCCAACCGCAGCAATACCATCCTTATCGCCACTGATGTAGCCGCCCGTGGACTGGACATCAGCGACCTGTCGCTGGTCATCAATTACGACCTGCCCCGTGATCCGGAAATCTATGTACACCGTATCGGACGTACCGGCCGTGCCGGAAAAGAGGGCATGGCAATCAGCCTCTACCGTGATTCCGAACAGTATAAGCTGGATACCATCAGTGAATACCTGTCGCAAATGCTCCAGACCGAGTCACTCAGCCGTCTGAAAAAGACCAGCACCGATGAACCGATAAAACCGGTTATGCGAACTCTCTGCATCGCCGGTGGTCGAAAAGATAAGATACGTCCAGGCGATATCCTCGGCGCACTGACCGGTGAAGCCGGCATTGATGGCAGTGTGGTAGGTAAAATTAATATCTATGACTATGCTGCCTATGTAGCCGTAAAACGGGAAGAAGCCCGTAAAGCGCATAGCCGACTGGTGGACGGCAAGATCAAAGGCCGCCGTTTTAAAGTAAGAATGCTGTAA
- a CDS encoding NAD-dependent protein deacetylase: MTYSIEQTAVQSVAQPLTNFIHQHPRLFILTGAGCSTQSGIPDYRDKNGEWKRQPPVQHRDFMTRHTTRQRFWARSLIGWPLMANARPNAVHESLQLLEQKGYCQQLVTQNVDRLHQQAGQQQVIDLHGRSDQVICMACNQLHDRNQIHRQMADENPAFAQYTATAAPDGDADLDGIDFSGFKVTNCPECDGMLKPNVVFFGDNVPKERVFSALNSLKQSDALLVVGSSLMVYSGFRFCKQAAQLNIPIAAITRGKTRADELLSLKLDGDISEFLQPSAKALKPLISAG; encoded by the coding sequence ATGACGTATTCGATAGAACAGACTGCAGTGCAATCAGTAGCACAACCCCTGACCAACTTTATCCATCAACATCCCCGGCTGTTTATTCTTACCGGTGCCGGCTGTAGTACCCAGTCCGGGATTCCGGATTACCGGGACAAAAATGGTGAGTGGAAACGTCAGCCACCGGTCCAGCACCGGGACTTTATGACCCGTCATACGACCCGGCAGCGATTCTGGGCCAGAAGCCTGATCGGCTGGCCGTTAATGGCGAATGCCCGGCCCAACGCGGTGCATGAAAGTTTGCAACTATTAGAGCAGAAAGGTTATTGCCAGCAGCTGGTCACCCAGAATGTCGATCGGCTACATCAGCAAGCCGGGCAACAACAGGTAATCGACCTGCACGGGCGCTCCGATCAGGTCATTTGTATGGCCTGTAACCAACTCCATGATCGCAACCAGATACACCGGCAGATGGCTGATGAGAACCCGGCGTTTGCCCAGTACACCGCTACGGCAGCACCGGACGGCGATGCCGATCTGGACGGCATCGATTTCAGCGGTTTCAAGGTGACTAACTGCCCCGAGTGTGACGGCATGTTGAAGCCAAATGTCGTATTTTTCGGCGATAACGTACCCAAAGAGCGGGTTTTCAGCGCATTGAATAGCCTCAAACAATCGGACGCACTACTGGTTGTCGGTTCATCACTGATGGTTTACTCCGGCTTTCGCTTCTGCAAACAAGCGGCGCAACTGAATATCCCTATCGCAGCGATCACCCGGGGAAAAACCCGCGCCGACGAACTCCTCTCGCTAAAACTGGACGGTGATATCAGCGAGTTTCTCCAACCCAGCGCAAAGGCACTGAAGCCTCTTATCTCTGCCGGATAA